The following proteins are encoded in a genomic region of Haemorhous mexicanus isolate bHaeMex1 chromosome 11, bHaeMex1.pri, whole genome shotgun sequence:
- the LOC132332110 gene encoding LOW QUALITY PROTEIN: EF-hand and coiled-coil domain-containing protein 1-like (The sequence of the model RefSeq protein was modified relative to this genomic sequence to represent the inferred CDS: deleted 2 bases in 1 codon) produces MEPPEGWDPYGRPARRTQWLVSALAWHYGLDRGVENEIVVLATGLDQYLQEIFHRLDRAGSGRIPGEDFRTLCQVLGLEEAAEPEECAELWDGLSAELTFRQFHARLCGHFSTRAGPRLPLGRESEHIETQIRLRSPRRRRRSDPAGRGAAGSAERRPPGPRSRECYEEIVALEQAEDRMAKLEEENGSLRELVEDMRAALQSSDARCLALQVGLWKSHASHREGGSCFIGRKRPLTQKHSQTKCLQSVLEEMELMRSSRDGQIEEAIRFSQELEKELKSSQEALVSLEDCNRNLKREQAETRRKVEEARHAVLNSLGKVKELEVRAKEVPHLQIHIQQLESQLQHYR; encoded by the exons aTGGAGCCGCCTGAGGGCTGGGACCCCTACGGGCGGCCGGCCCGGCGCACGCAGTGGCTGGTCAGCGCCCTCGCCTGG CACTACGGGCTGGACCGCGGCGTGGAGAACGAGATCGTCGTGCTGGCCACCGGCCTGGACCAGTACCTGCAGGAGATCTTCCACCGCTTGGACCGCGCCGGTTCGGGCCGCATCCCCGGCGAGGACTTCCGCACgctgtgccaggtgctggggctggaggaggcggcGGAGCCCGAGGAGTGCGCGGAGCTGTGGGACGGGCTCTCGGCCGAGCTCACCTTCCGCCAGTTCCACGCGCGGCTCTGCGGCCACTTCAGCACccgcgcggggccgcggctgcCGCTGGGCCGGGAGAGCGAGCACATCGAGACCCAGATCCGCCTgcgcagcccccgccgccgccgccgcagcgaCCCCGCCGGCCGCGGAGCCGCGGGCAGCGCCGAGCGGCGGCCGCCCGGGCCCCGCTCCCGAGAGTGCTACGAGGAGATCGTGGCGCTGGAGCAGGCCGAGGACCGCATGGccaagctggaggaggagaacgGCAGCCTGCGGGAGCTGGTGGAGGACATGCGCGCCGCCCTGCAGAGCAGCGATGCGCGGTGCCTGGCGCTGCAG GTGGGACTGTGGAAGAGCCATGCCAGCCATAGAGAAGGAGGATCCTGCTTCATAGGGAGGAAGAGACCATTAACACAGAAGCACTCCCAGACCAAGTGCCTCCAAAGTGTCCTGGAGGAAATGGAGCTCATGcggagctccagggatgggcagattGAAGAAGCCATCAGgttcagccaggagctggagaaggagctgaagagCTCTCAGGAAGCTCTGGTCAGCCTGGAAGATTGCAACCGTAACCTGaagagggagcaggcagagacgAGGAGGAAGGTGGAAGAGGCCAGACACGCTGTCCTGAACAGTCTTGGCAAAgtgaaggagctggaagtgaGAGCTAAGGAGGTGCCACATCTGCAAATAcacatccagcagctggaatcACAACTGCAGCACTACAGGTAG